The nucleotide window AATTCTCTTTTCCGTTTGGATCGTCGGTTGTGGTGTTTATCCAGAACTGCTCGGAAAATTCATGATGAAACCGGCCACGGAATGTAGACGAAATGTATCGATTTTAAATTTAAATGAAAATTAAATAGTATTGTTATTACATTTTATCGCCGGTTTCTGAACGGAAGCTCATTGTCGGAAATCAGAGCGGTAGAGTGGGCCGGAAAGGCCATTTGTTATTTCCGCCAATGGCATATAACCCATCCTGTGATAAACGGTCAGAACAACGAAGCAGACCCGCGAACGCGGTTATGGAGGAGTAAGCTCAGGATGAGGGTTTGGACGACAACGCTGGCACTGACACTTGTGGCTTCTGTTGCGTGTTCCTCGCCTGCCTCCTGTCAATCTCCCGGTGTTGCGCCGGGTACGCCGCCTGAGGCCGTTCCTCTTCCGGCACCGCAACCGACCGTAGATGATCCTAGCCCGCCTGTGGTGATCCCGCCTTTGCCGTCTCTTGATGATACCGAGGCGCGTGCTGAAGCAAAGAAGCTTGTCGTTGCCCTGCACAAGGAAGTGCCCGGTCTTCTGCCGCTCAGTGATGCCCAGAAACTGCATTGGATCAAGCTGGGACAGGAAATGATCGCCCGTTCAGACTTCCGTATCACACGGGCGCAGGTGATTGTCGTTGTCGATCGTAACGTCAAAGTCCAGAAACTGGCCCTTGTGCTGGCGCTTCCCGACAGCGCCGACTGGCAGGTTCTGGGCAGTGTAAAGGTCTCGACCGGCAATACAGGCCGCAAATACTACTACATCACGCCGACTGGCGTGTTTCCGAATACGGCGGATCGTCTGGGCTATCGGGCCGAAGGCACAAAGAACGAGAACGGTATTCGCGGTATTGGCGCAAAAGGAATGCGGGTCTGGGACTTCGGCTGGCATAACGCCGTCAAGGGGTGGCTGGCCTCAGGTGAAACCGGTGATATCCGTCTTGAGATGCACGCTACCGACCCTGATTTTCTGGAAAGCCGCCTTGGTCATCCAGCGTCCGAAGGCTGCGTGCGTATTCCCGCCGCCTTCAATGTGTTCATGGACCGTCACGGTCTTCTGGATGTCGAGTATGAACAGGCCGCCAGTTACGATGGCCGTTTCAAGGCGCTTCTGAGGAAAGACCGGGTGCCGTCACCCATCGCGGGTGAGGCGCTGGTGGTGGTGGATTCAGGAGCGAAGCCGACTGCTCCTGTGCCTTTGACGACGGCGCAGAAGTCGTGACGGCTTGGAACTGAAGTTTTTTGTGGCGGGTGAAGTAAGTGACCGCTTCCGCCTTCATTTTCGCGAGAAACTGGCCGTTCAGACGAGTTTAAGCGCAGATATTGTAATCCATCTGCATGCTTGGACACCCGGAAGGTGAACGTGGTGGAGTGTGACAGAGCTTCCTGTAGGAGAATCGGCAATAAAGGCCATTCTGATTACGTTTGCGCACTTCTGGTTGGAAAAGGTTTTGGCTAATGCGTATTATATGGCTGGCAGCAATGGGAGCAATTGTGTTACCTCAGCAGGTGTCAGCTGCGAGCTTCAATTGCGCTTCAGCCTCTGCACCAAAAGATAAATTTATCTGCCAGACACCAGAATTGTCCGCAATCGATGATCAGCTTGCTCATGTTTACAAGCAGAAATTAGAGAGTTTAAGCCCTTATGGTGCGGATTTACTACGGAAATCCGAACGAAACTGGTTGCGATATGTAGAGATCGTTTGTCCGATTACTCCCCCTTCAGAAAACAACTCTCGTGCAGATCAGGTCAATTGTCTAAAGCAGGTCTATCAGGACCGATTGCACGGCCTTGATGCAGTCGCAAGAAAAATCGGGCCTTTCCTGTTCAACCAGATCGATTCATTCGCTGCAGAGCCATATAGTAGCTGGGACAATGTTCCGAAATTATACGTCCAACATCTCTCTTATCCTCAAATTGACGGCCCAAAATCGGCCAATACAATCACTTGGAACAAGATTTTCGACAAAGGCCAAGTCTGCACAGATACCGAATGTGATGGTGACAAAGATATTAGTTATGACGTCAGTTATGTGAATGATCACGTCATAAGTGTTGCATGGTCTGATTACACGTACTCCGACGGTGCTGCGCACGGCTTTTTCTCGTCTGGAAGTGACAATCGCGTTTGGGACCAAGGCTTGCGAGAGTTGACTCCGGCTGACGTTTTCGCAACTGGATGGCAAGCAAAATTACAGCAGCTTTTTTGGGATGCCTTGCTCAAAAAAAGCTGGAAGCCGAGCGACGATAAAGTAAAGCGCGCGGTTTTGGCTACAGTGATTGAACCGAAGAAATGGTCATTCACAAATGATGGTTTGAGTGTATCATTTGGTGCTTATGAAGCCGGGTGTTACGCGTGCAATCCCGGCACTACAACAGTACGCTGGAGCAATCTGAGACCGCTTCTCACTGAGAGTTCTTTGTTGCCTTAGTTGTTTCTTAATAATTCATCAAATCTGTGTGGGTCCATTGCTTTTCGATGGCATATTTATAGTGGTGACCATAATGGCATAATTGAATGACCGTATTTTCTCGCAGTCATCGTATTCCATCGTTTAAATGAATGACTGCTTTTTTTAATATTTTATTTGACAGCGGACAACTTTCCTTACTCATTTAGTAGAGCCGCCTCATCCAAAATTACTACAACAATCAAAAAAAGCCGCCCCACAGCAGGACGGCTTCACAACTTATAACAAAAGAAGCAGGCTTTACTCAGCCAGCAAGGATTCCGGCTCGCTTCTGGTCCGCTTGACCAGCAGCTTGTTCAGAGCGTGGATGTAGGAACGGACAGCGGAAACAACCGTGTCAGCGTCAGCCCCCTGACCATCGACCATCTTGCCGTCTTCCTCCAGACGGACGGTTGTGCGGGCCTGCGCATCCGTGCCTTCCGTGACAGCGCCGACGGAGAACAGGGCCAGACGCGCATCGTGCGGGAAGGCGCTGCGGATGGCGTTGAAGGCCGCATCGACCGGACCGTTGCCGTTGGCCGTCGTTTCCACAGCCTCGCCGTCGATTTCCAGAACCAGAGTGGCTTCGGCGGCGCGCTGTGAGCCGGAGGACACATCCAGTGACAGGAAACGGATGCGGGCATGATCGCGGACTTCATCGTCAACCAGCGCGATGATGTCCTCGTCGTAGACAACCTTCTTGCTGTCAGCCAGATCCTTGAAGCGCTGGAACGCCTCGTTCATCTTTTCGTCGCTGACCGTGTAGCCCAGCGCCACCAGCTTGTCGCGGAACGCCGCGCGACCGGAATGCTTGCCCAGCACCAGCGAGGTCTTGGACCAGCCGACGCTTTCCGGCGTCATGATCTCGTAGGTTGCGGCGTTCTTCAGCACGCCATCCTGATGGATGCCGCTTTCATGCGCGAAGGCGTTGCGTCCGACGATGGCCTTGTTCGGCTGAACGTCAAAGCCTGTTGTCGTGGACAGCATCTTTGACAGCTTCAGCAGCTTCGTCGTCTCGATGCGGTTGGTGTAGGGATACTGGTCGTGACGGGTGCGGATCGCCATGACGATCTCTTCCAGCGCCGCGTTGCCCGCGCGTTCGCCGATGCCATTGATCGTGCATTCGATCTGGCGTGCGCCACCGCGCAGGGAAGCCAGCGTGTTGGCGACGCCCAGTCCCAGATCGTTATGATTATGCGCCGAGAAGATCACCTGATCCGCACCCGGCACACGCTCCTTCAGCATGGAGAAAATGCGCTCCATATCCTCTGGCGTAGCGTAACCGACCGTGTCGGGGATGTTGATGGTCGTAGCGCCGGCCTTGATCGCGGCTTCAACGCAGCGACACAGGAAATCCGGCTCGGTGCGGGAGCCGTCTTCCGCCGACCATTCCACGTCATTCGTCAGGTTGCGGGCGGCTTTGTTGCCGGTGGTGATGATTTCCAGAACCGTCTCCGGCTCCATCCGCAGCTTGTATTTCATGTGCAGCGGGGAGGTGGAGATGAAGTTGTGGATACGGCCGCGTTCGGCGTGCCGGATGGCGTCGCCTGCTGCCTGAATGTCGTTCTTGCCGCCGGAACGGGCCAGAGCGCAGACAACCGAACTCTTCACGACGCGGGCGATTTCGGCGACGGACTGGAAGTCCCCCTTGGAGGCGACAGGGAAACCTGCCTCGATCACATCGACGCCGAGATCGGCCAGTGCTGCGGCCATCCGCAGTTTTTCTTCCAGATTCATGGAGAAGCCGGGCGACTGTTCGCCGTCACGCAGCGTTGTGTCGAAGATGAAAACGCGGTCGTCGGTGACGCGGCCGAAGGAAGGATGGTCGAAGGTCATGAAAGCCTCGGAATGACGTGTCTTGGTCCCTGTTTCGCCCTTTCTAGGCGCGAAACGCTCTGCTGACGATATCCCCTAAGCGTTATCGGCACGCATACATGCCGATGGGCGCGCTCAGGGGCGGATAAGTCGAAGGAGAAGCTGGGAGAGGCCGCGCGCGGTCGTGGCGCTGATGCGCTTCATCGACTCGGAACGGGCGGCGGCAATAGTCATATGTGGGACCATACAGATTTAAGAAAGCAATGCAAGCAGGAGAAAGAGTTGGCAGCGGGAGATCGCGGCGGGACAGGAGGGCGAATGAAATCGGCGTGATCTCGATAAACTTAATTTGTAAATAGGATATATTTGTTTTTCGTTGAAATGGAGGGCGGCGTGTGACATTGTTCGTTTGTCGGATAAAAATAATAAGAAATGGCGGCGACCTTCGGGTCGCCGTTTCTGTTTCCGCAGGTCGCCTGAACGGGCGGTCCGGCAACCGACAGTCAGTCGGCCCGGCTTGCATGTCCTCCCACCTTTGCTGAGAAACCACCTGCCAGTCGCAGATGGCCGTCCACAACCGCGATCGCTGCGAATGGAAGAGGGAGAGGCGCAGGCCCGCCGACAACCGCGCCGTCATGTTCCACATCATAGACCGATCCATGACAGGGGCAGGTCAGGCGATGGGTTTTGCTGTCCCAGTCGGACACAAGGCATCCGGCATGCTGGCAGATGACGGAATAACCCCGGAAGCCTGCTTGTGTTCGCACCACCCAAAGGCGGTTGTACGGTGTTTCCATGCGAGGCTGGTGTGTCTGCGCGGAAACCGGCCAGCACATGATGGCGGTGTCGCCGTTTCTGATCTGGCTTTCAGTCAGGAGAGCGCTGTCCTTTCCTTGTGCAGGCATGAGAAAGTCGCCGACGGCGAGGGAAGGAGCATGGCCACGAGCATGGGAAGGAAGAGAGGCCAGACAGCACAAACTGGCCGCACCGGCTGCGAGCTGTCTTCTGGAAAGGGGAGAGGAGGTCTCTGATTGCATCCTGCTGGAGTCATCTCTTCTGAATGGGTTTAGAACACACCATGTCCGAAGTGACAGGCAGGTGGTTTGAAGCTCCTGTTAAATTTCATGGTGGTGGCTGACCGTGTGTATTGGTCGCCGGTGGAAAGAATGGCGGCTTGGGCGATCAGGTGTTCTGCCGGACCGTCGATCAGGGTATCTCGTCTGACGGGCCTTTTGCTTCATGAACGGAGGAGTTCGACACGTGCCAGAGAAGACAATTCAGCCGACGGCGGTTTTCAAGGAAAACCTTCAGAAACTGCCCTCAATCGAAGGCGTGCAGCGTATTGACCTGATCAATGGCGACGGGACGGTGGTCGCCACCATTGAAAATCAGCCGGGCAAGCAGGGATCTCTGGCCCTTTACCAGTATCTCGATCAGGTTTTCGGCATGCTGGACAAGGCAGCCGCCGAGCATGGTCTGGCCGTGTTCGGTGAACACACTCTGGACGCCCGCGCTCGTCCCGGAGCGCACCCGAATATTGACCGGTTGCTCGGCATCGTCGCGGGCGAAGCGCCACTCAGGATCGACATCGTTGCGGCATAAAGGCTGAGGGTGACAGATGCCGCAACGTTTCGGGAAAGGAGCGTCGCGGCACATCCCTAAATCGAAAACGGCCTCAAGCGGGGCACTTGTGGGACACGGCGAGTGTCTCCTGCTTTCCCACCCTCCTGCCTTACTTCGCCGGATAAAACCGGCGCACGACCCGCTCCATGGTCAGGCCCTGCACAATGATCGTGAAGACGACCACCCCGTAGCAGACAGGCAGGATCAGATTGCGCAGCTCGCCTTCCGGCAGGCCGAGCGCAAGAGAGAGGGAGATGCCGCCCCGCAGTCCACCCCATGTCAGGATGCCCAGCAGCCTTCCCTTGTCCCAGTTTCTGATATGCAGCGGCAGTGTCGAGAGAAAGACGCTCAGACCCCGGCCGCAGATGGACAGGGGAACAATGACCAGCATGGC belongs to Acetobacter sp. and includes:
- a CDS encoding L,D-transpeptidase, with the protein product MRVWTTTLALTLVASVACSSPASCQSPGVAPGTPPEAVPLPAPQPTVDDPSPPVVIPPLPSLDDTEARAEAKKLVVALHKEVPGLLPLSDAQKLHWIKLGQEMIARSDFRITRAQVIVVVDRNVKVQKLALVLALPDSADWQVLGSVKVSTGNTGRKYYYITPTGVFPNTADRLGYRAEGTKNENGIRGIGAKGMRVWDFGWHNAVKGWLASGETGDIRLEMHATDPDFLESRLGHPASEGCVRIPAAFNVFMDRHGLLDVEYEQAASYDGRFKALLRKDRVPSPIAGEALVVVDSGAKPTAPVPLTTAQKS
- a CDS encoding lysozyme inhibitor LprI family protein; protein product: MRIIWLAAMGAIVLPQQVSAASFNCASASAPKDKFICQTPELSAIDDQLAHVYKQKLESLSPYGADLLRKSERNWLRYVEIVCPITPPSENNSRADQVNCLKQVYQDRLHGLDAVARKIGPFLFNQIDSFAAEPYSSWDNVPKLYVQHLSYPQIDGPKSANTITWNKIFDKGQVCTDTECDGDKDISYDVSYVNDHVISVAWSDYTYSDGAAHGFFSSGSDNRVWDQGLRELTPADVFATGWQAKLQQLFWDALLKKSWKPSDDKVKRAVLATVIEPKKWSFTNDGLSVSFGAYEAGCYACNPGTTTVRWSNLRPLLTESSLLP
- a CDS encoding 2-isopropylmalate synthase, with the translated sequence MTFDHPSFGRVTDDRVFIFDTTLRDGEQSPGFSMNLEEKLRMAAALADLGVDVIEAGFPVASKGDFQSVAEIARVVKSSVVCALARSGGKNDIQAAGDAIRHAERGRIHNFISTSPLHMKYKLRMEPETVLEIITTGNKAARNLTNDVEWSAEDGSRTEPDFLCRCVEAAIKAGATTINIPDTVGYATPEDMERIFSMLKERVPGADQVIFSAHNHNDLGLGVANTLASLRGGARQIECTINGIGERAGNAALEEIVMAIRTRHDQYPYTNRIETTKLLKLSKMLSTTTGFDVQPNKAIVGRNAFAHESGIHQDGVLKNAATYEIMTPESVGWSKTSLVLGKHSGRAAFRDKLVALGYTVSDEKMNEAFQRFKDLADSKKVVYDEDIIALVDDEVRDHARIRFLSLDVSSGSQRAAEATLVLEIDGEAVETTANGNGPVDAAFNAIRSAFPHDARLALFSVGAVTEGTDAQARTTVRLEEDGKMVDGQGADADTVVSAVRSYIHALNKLLVKRTRSEPESLLAE
- a CDS encoding ubiquinol-cytochrome c reductase iron-sulfur subunit, giving the protein MQSETSSPLSRRQLAAGAASLCCLASLPSHARGHAPSLAVGDFLMPAQGKDSALLTESQIRNGDTAIMCWPVSAQTHQPRMETPYNRLWVVRTQAGFRGYSVICQHAGCLVSDWDSKTHRLTCPCHGSVYDVEHDGAVVGGPAPLPLPFAAIAVVDGHLRLAGGFSAKVGGHASRAD
- a CDS encoding DUF2322 family protein — protein: MPEKTIQPTAVFKENLQKLPSIEGVQRIDLINGDGTVVATIENQPGKQGSLALYQYLDQVFGMLDKAAAEHGLAVFGEHTLDARARPGAHPNIDRLLGIVAGEAPLRIDIVAA